Proteins from a single region of Dyadobacter fanqingshengii:
- a CDS encoding SRPBCC family protein — protein sequence MGTLAQKITVETTVNASIAKVWEQFNAPEHITKWCFASDDWHAPFAENDVRTGGKFKTTMAAKDGSFSFDFGGVYSNVIPESLIEYDMEDGRQVKVTFTDNGDSATVTEIFDAEQTNPAEMQKAGWQAILDNFKKHVEAN from the coding sequence ATGGGAACCTTAGCACAAAAAATCACTGTTGAAACCACTGTCAATGCATCTATTGCAAAAGTTTGGGAGCAATTTAACGCACCGGAACACATTACAAAATGGTGCTTTGCCTCGGACGACTGGCATGCACCGTTTGCAGAAAACGATGTGCGCACAGGCGGCAAGTTCAAAACGACTATGGCCGCAAAAGATGGCAGTTTCAGCTTCGATTTTGGAGGCGTTTATTCAAATGTCATTCCGGAAAGTCTAATTGAATATGACATGGAAGATGGCAGACAGGTAAAAGTTACCTTTACGGACAACGGGGACAGCGCTACGGTAACCGAGATTTTCGATGCCGAGCAGACTAACCCTGCCGAAATGCAGAAAGCCGGCTGGCAGGCCATTCTCGACAATTTCAAGAAACATGTAGAGGCAAACTAA
- a CDS encoding glyoxalase — protein MEHRAASIRPFIGAADFHLSRSFYRDLGFEEVVLSPDMCLFKTADLGFYLQDAYVKDWIDNTMIFLEVEDVNVFWEQLVALDLTSKYKNVRLSPIRVDSWGSECFVHDPSGILWHFGTFSRK, from the coding sequence ATGGAACATAGAGCTGCATCAATCAGGCCATTTATAGGCGCTGCCGATTTTCATTTGTCCAGAAGCTTTTACCGGGATCTGGGCTTTGAGGAAGTTGTGCTGTCGCCGGATATGTGTTTATTCAAAACAGCAGATTTGGGGTTTTATCTGCAGGACGCGTATGTAAAAGACTGGATCGATAACACAATGATTTTCCTTGAAGTCGAAGATGTGAATGTTTTCTGGGAGCAACTCGTCGCCCTCGACCTGACCAGCAAATATAAAAACGTGCGGTTAAGCCCAATTCGCGTCGATTCGTGGGGTTCCGAATGCTTCGTGCACGATCCATCCGGCATTTTATGGCACTTTGGCACCTTTTCCAGGAAGTAA
- a CDS encoding SusC/RagA family TonB-linked outer membrane protein, with protein sequence MPQPFHSHHLRLLTLGLLLLTFPGFPQNLIKGKVTSANDQSALPGINVLIKGSTTGTTTNTEGFYELQAADDAILVISGIGYLTQEIPVKRRSQVNVQLSDDTRQLNELVVVGYGTQKKRDLTGSVSSLDTKDFNKGVQTSVDQLIAGRSPGVQVTQSSSEPGGGVTIRIRGANSINANNEPLYVIDGLPINNTSVVPGSTVVTEQAPRNPLNALNPNDIESVEILKDASATAIYGSRGANGVILITTKKGVKGKLNVNYAVSGGISEVTKQVPVLNAKQYTSLLNDLRADQKQAPEFSAEQIAQIGDGTYWQDEIFQKGTIQNHQLSFSGGQDKFNYYASLNYLDQKGVVISSGIKKYTGRVNLNYTDDKFKFGLSLNSSNVKDDFVPNGVSVNEGAGVINTAIFQDPTLTIKNPNGTWTQTQIVNLENPVGLANEVSDFATTNRTFASVFAEYFFLPELSAKVNVGTDRQDSRRDIFTSRLTKRAEGTKGVANVLTSNSYNNLIEVTARYSKAFNKNHQLEILGGYTFQEFETSTLTAGAQNFPLDALGTDNLAAGAQSTFSLGTGRTKNQLLSYLGRINYNLYDKYLLTASIRADGSSRFGDNNKYGVFPSVALGWRIKDELFLKNVNAITDLKFRASYGVTGNQDIGSYKSLVLLGPQGQAIFDGTPYVGISTTQLPNPDLKWETTTQLDLGIDFGVLDNRLTGSIDYFQKETKDLLLQLPVPRTTGFTTTFKNVGGLKNSGFELGLNSINITAPFTWRTSANFSTIKNEVTDLGALPFILGGSAGFTNDFTIIRKGDPLNAYYGYIVDGVFQTGDNIAGSAQPLSRPGEYKYRDVNGDGAINSQDRTILGSPFPKFTYGLNNDFTYGPFNLSFFFQGVQGSQIFNLNRTESENPISFRRNRLVETYTDRWTPANPTNANSSAIPVAVAYTSNVNSRAVEDASYLRLKTLQLAYNFPTAKWKYVRNVQIYVTGQNLFTITKYTGYDPEVSAFGTSNVRADYNAFPLSRTYTAGLSINL encoded by the coding sequence ATGCCTCAACCTTTCCATTCCCATCATTTAAGGTTACTAACCCTGGGTTTGCTGCTGCTGACTTTTCCTGGCTTTCCGCAAAACCTGATCAAAGGAAAAGTAACCTCGGCCAATGACCAGTCGGCGCTGCCCGGCATCAATGTGTTGATAAAAGGTTCCACAACCGGAACGACAACCAATACCGAAGGATTTTACGAACTGCAGGCTGCCGACGACGCCATACTGGTGATTTCCGGGATCGGTTATCTTACACAGGAAATTCCGGTGAAACGACGTTCTCAGGTGAATGTCCAGCTAAGCGACGATACGCGCCAGCTGAACGAACTCGTGGTGGTTGGTTACGGAACACAAAAGAAACGGGATTTGACAGGCTCAGTAAGTTCCCTGGATACCAAGGATTTCAACAAAGGTGTGCAAACGTCTGTTGATCAGCTTATTGCCGGAAGATCGCCCGGTGTGCAGGTAACGCAATCCAGCTCCGAGCCAGGCGGTGGTGTAACGATCCGCATACGCGGTGCCAACTCGATCAATGCCAACAATGAGCCATTGTATGTGATTGATGGTCTGCCGATTAATAACACTTCGGTTGTGCCCGGCTCCACGGTTGTAACCGAGCAAGCGCCACGCAATCCGCTGAATGCATTGAATCCGAACGATATTGAGTCGGTAGAGATCCTGAAAGATGCTTCCGCAACGGCCATTTACGGTTCTCGCGGTGCCAACGGGGTGATTTTGATCACGACAAAAAAAGGTGTCAAAGGTAAGCTGAATGTTAACTACGCTGTTTCAGGAGGAATTTCGGAGGTTACCAAGCAGGTTCCGGTATTGAATGCAAAACAGTATACCAGCCTGCTCAATGACCTGCGCGCCGACCAGAAACAGGCGCCTGAGTTCTCAGCGGAGCAAATTGCGCAGATAGGGGATGGTACTTACTGGCAGGATGAAATTTTTCAGAAGGGAACCATTCAAAACCACCAGCTGAGCTTTTCCGGTGGGCAGGACAAGTTTAATTACTATGCGTCGCTGAATTATCTGGATCAGAAAGGCGTGGTGATCAGTTCGGGCATCAAGAAATATACGGGCCGGGTAAACCTTAATTATACCGATGATAAGTTCAAATTTGGTTTAAGCCTTAATTCCAGCAATGTTAAAGATGATTTCGTGCCCAATGGCGTGAGTGTTAATGAAGGCGCAGGAGTGATCAACACAGCCATTTTCCAGGACCCGACGCTTACAATCAAAAACCCGAATGGAACCTGGACACAAACACAGATCGTAAACCTGGAAAATCCTGTTGGATTGGCCAATGAAGTAAGCGACTTTGCCACCACCAACCGAACATTCGCGAGCGTTTTTGCAGAGTACTTTTTCCTTCCTGAGCTTTCGGCAAAAGTCAATGTCGGAACCGATCGCCAGGATTCACGTCGTGATATTTTCACTTCACGGCTCACCAAAAGGGCGGAAGGCACAAAAGGTGTGGCGAATGTGCTAACCAGTAATTCGTACAATAATCTGATCGAAGTCACAGCCCGTTATAGCAAAGCATTTAACAAAAATCACCAGCTGGAAATTCTGGGTGGTTATACTTTTCAGGAATTCGAAACGAGCACATTAACAGCGGGCGCGCAGAATTTTCCGTTGGATGCGTTGGGGACCGATAACCTTGCAGCGGGCGCGCAGAGCACTTTTTCACTCGGAACCGGACGTACGAAAAACCAGCTGCTGTCGTATCTGGGACGGATCAATTACAATTTGTATGATAAATATTTGCTGACTGCCTCTATTCGTGCGGACGGCTCGTCGCGGTTTGGCGATAACAATAAATACGGCGTTTTCCCATCCGTAGCGTTGGGCTGGCGGATTAAGGACGAGCTTTTCCTGAAAAATGTGAATGCCATCACCGACTTGAAATTCCGCGCCAGCTACGGTGTGACGGGTAATCAGGACATCGGAAGTTACAAATCGCTCGTATTGCTCGGGCCGCAGGGCCAGGCGATATTTGACGGAACGCCTTATGTGGGTATCTCGACCACACAGTTGCCAAATCCCGATTTGAAATGGGAAACAACCACGCAGCTGGACCTGGGAATTGATTTTGGTGTGTTGGATAACAGGCTTACGGGTAGCATTGATTATTTTCAAAAAGAAACAAAGGATTTGCTGCTGCAACTTCCTGTGCCGCGCACGACCGGTTTTACGACTACATTCAAAAATGTGGGCGGGCTGAAAAATTCAGGTTTCGAGCTGGGTTTGAACTCGATCAACATTACCGCTCCGTTCACATGGAGAACGTCCGCTAATTTTTCAACCATTAAAAATGAAGTGACGGATCTGGGTGCGCTGCCATTTATCCTGGGTGGTTCCGCTGGTTTTACCAATGATTTCACGATCATCCGCAAAGGCGATCCGCTGAATGCTTACTACGGTTACATTGTCGACGGCGTTTTTCAGACGGGCGACAACATTGCCGGTTCCGCGCAGCCATTGTCGCGGCCAGGGGAATATAAATATCGCGATGTAAATGGTGATGGGGCGATTAACTCGCAGGACCGCACAATTTTGGGATCGCCCTTTCCCAAGTTTACATATGGCCTGAACAACGATTTTACTTACGGCCCTTTCAATCTTTCTTTCTTCTTTCAGGGCGTGCAGGGGAGCCAGATTTTCAACCTGAACCGCACCGAATCGGAAAACCCAATCTCGTTCCGCCGTAACCGTTTGGTAGAAACTTACACCGATCGCTGGACACCGGCAAATCCTACGAATGCGAACTCCTCCGCGATTCCGGTGGCCGTCGCTTACACGAGCAATGTGAACAGCCGGGCAGTGGAAGACGCCTCTTACCTGCGCTTAAAAACGCTGCAACTGGCCTACAACTTCCCGACGGCAAAATGGAAATATGTACGCAATGTGCAGATTTATGTAACGGGACAAAACCTATTCACCATCACTAAATACACGGGTTACGATCCCGAGGTGAGTGCGTTCGGAACATCCAATGTGCGTGCCGATTACAATGCATTCCCATTGTCGCGCACTTACACAGCAGGCCTGAGTATCAACCTATAA